ACATATATACTATGAGTATTCAACTCATAAGTTAAATTATCTCTTTGTTGTAACAAACGACAATCAATCATAaactcataataaataaataaataaaataatcaaatatccACTCTTAAATACCTTATCGAAAATCTCAaagaataaatttcaattaagagaaaataaacattttacttCATTCTCAAGTACTTCTAGAATTTCAAAGATcacaaaagaatatattttttggagtTTACTTGATTctcttaaaagaattttaaaatgtcGTGAGATAAATTAGCTACTCACACACAAAAAATACTATCAATGTCTTCTAATGCAGTTGAGAGGATCAACCATCATATTTTCATAAGATCTaagcatttaaaataaaaaagaataagagaTTAGGCACAATTCtcaaatttaacatatataGGATTTTGAGGGAACCACCATGATTCCTAATACTTAGTTTTCTAACCCTTTTCAATGAGTTATAAATTTACCTTAAAGagatcaaatataaattttaaggaaATGAGTGATATTCCTTTTTATTCTAACCATCTTTTCATGTTTGAGAGAGCCACAAGGATACAATAAACTTAATGAAATTTGgaataatgaagaaaaatgagtgaaatgttgaaataaaaaatgaaaaagaagagggaGAGTTTCAGAGATAGGGGTGGGTTCTTAAAAAAGTgatgagaggaaaaaaaatggaatggaAATGgaaaagtgatttcaatataATCACGATGTGACTTAGATATTAGTAGAGTATTGTCTAATTAATTACCAACCACGtggtaaaaacattttaatcatCTTATCCGTGAATTTAGGACCATtgttcaaactaaaaaaaacaattctgTAACGCAAGTTTTTTAgagcttttttttataaaaaaattttaactgTTAAGAAAAGTACTGAgacatttttaatattgtttttgtgaaaaattatataactattATGATTTTCAAAACTTAATAGAATTAAgtaatgtataattatttttaaaaaaagaaattaagaaaaaactgAGAagtgaaacaaacaaacaaactctAGTTTCTCCATCCCTCATGGAttgtagtttttatattttacaatattcGGAACATAACCAAAGAAAGGGACTTCTCctttgaaagagagaaaattctcATTATTCGGACAAAAACAGTAAGGCGTGTGACATTAGTTGTATTTAGACAATGACGAGTGAAACATAataaaactaaacaaaattaCTGTACAATTAGGACAAAGCATGATAAATATTTCGTTCCGTTTGAAAGAAGAAACATAGTATTTGAGCATGTTAATCCATTTccatgaaaacaaaacaatgcatatataaatttCGACTTCAAGATAGCTAGTTGTGTGTGGCTCTTGCAAGCTTCGGCTGAGATGCCATAAGACTCTACCGAGTATTGAGCATGTTTAGGAGTAGCTAGGCATGTGATTTCACATGTGACTGCTTTCTCTCTATCTCTGATCCgacaaagaaaattaagaaaaagttgACAAAACAAAACAATCTTCATTACATACGAAGTGGACACCTGCAACAGTTTCCATTCCGTAAGGTAACGAAAGAAAGTTTGGATGGATGAGTGTAACAATTCAATAATATTTGCTGGTCCTGATTCAATTTCTTATCCTATGGTATGGCAACAACTCGATGATAAACCAAGTATATGGTCAAATCCGAGACAAGCATATTCCCAGTCCTAGGTGCCGTTGGTTGTCTAATTTAACTTAATTGGATAGTTAGTAAGTAGTAACCACTCACTTGAATGTTAAATTTGTAGGTTTTGAGGCTGTGGTGAAACAGATTTTTAATGCatgtataaattgttttaaaaaatgtaatcattttttaaaattctttttcaaaagttgattaaaaaatgattattttccaGAATAAATCTAACAATCAATTATGATTTAAAGGGGAACGAGGCTCATAAAAGTGAGACCAGCAGCaaggttataaaaaaaagtatggtTTATAAACGGCATCTTTAGAGTACACAGAATTAcatcatataattatttgtacAAACTGAAGCATCTAAagcatttatttattgaataagaTAAGGGCACTAATAATTGCTATATTCTACAAGAAATGAGGCTGGAAAggaggaagagaaaaataaatcagcCATTTAATAATAGTTTAATTATGGCAGCAGCCACATCCACCAGCTTCTGCATAATGTCATTTCTATCACTTAAGGGTGCTTGAGTTGAGCCCGAGAATTTCTTGTCGCAAGCATTTACTTCCTTCTGAGCATCAACTATGCAGTAACTGGCAAACCCAAATCGACCTTGGTTTATGGCATCAGCTGCTTGTGGGAGAATGTACTTCACAACTGGGATGTATGACTCAGCACAGAAAGCCAACTGTTGCTCTAATTGTTCATCTGAGGTCTGCTTGATAAGCTCTTCAATGTAACTGAGTGTGTCAGTAGCATTTGTCAGAATTCCATTGACCATTATGAGGGCCATACCCTTTGGATCACTTTTGGGGGCTAAGGGATTTGAGTGTAAGATGGAGCTGCAAAGGTCATAAAAGGGTGTTTTTTTGCATATTTGGTCTACCAAATCCCCATCCCCATCCCCATCAGAGGAATCAGTTGGTGTGAAAAGAATgcaagatagaagaagaatatggagtagaaaaGAGGGCACAAAGAGTGAGCTCCACCTCATTTTCTCGGGTAAGGGAATGAATGACCAAGCTTCTTTCTTGGCTGCTATTTAAAGTTAGGTTGGTCGTTGGTGAGTTAAAAAATTGAGATTTGTTTGCCACCAATTGACAAAAGGGAAAATTGTTGGACCCCTTTAATTTGCTGtattttaatcctttttatGTGCATTTGTGAGTACTAACATTTGTTGGGTGTAGCAGAAAAGGCTAATCCTTCACAATGTGACAAATTAAAGTTCAAATTCTTGTTAAAAGAGATGTGAAGTGTCGATACTTAATATTTCCTTGTATCTTAAACAGGATTACTTCTGAAAGAGAATATAGATGAGGaaccgataaaaaaaaagtgcattTATGAGTCatttcatataatatataataattgttcaCAGGTGTGTTGTTTGCTTTTTGTAACCATGGGCTACCAGTGCTATTGCAATTGCGTCTACACTTTGATGTTAAGGAAAAATCCTTCCTTGTATCACGGATATCTTGTTTTCAGCTGGCTTTTAGCGCCAACAGTTCCACAGTTTCTGTTGTGTTTACACTCTTCTGTAGGCTGTAAGATGGCAAATTAGAGATCCTTCGAGATGATGTTGAGTTCAATAAACCCTTTCTTTCCCTTGGGAATTATAGAAAGAGGGGGCAAGGGACATTACTGAGATTTCGTTCATTAAAGACAAGATCTTGACGATTACATGTGTTAGAGCTTTCTTGCTTTTTAAAGATAAGAAGGCAGAGTCATCATCCCTTGCACAAAGACACACTAACTAAAACCAAGCATAATTGGCATAGCTTCAATTTAAAGAGTCAGAATTATCAactttttgtcttgttattaaTAACAAACATAGCTTGTTACATTGAACAACaattttcaaatgcttttaagTTCCAACTTGCTCGAACATTTTCCCTATTAGTCGTGGTCCTAATCAAATAGGAGACAAAAGAAGAGActtctaagaattctttatggtATGTAGTgcattttaaatcttaaaaccatttgattatattatttaatagtattatattttagttcttattttttttttcttgacttCACATTCTCTCTGCCTTACAGAGCCAATCAATTTTTACTATAGGGTGTTCACTTCTTGTGGTTGGGAtcacaaaaatacaaaataggAAAGCTTCTCGAGGTTTCAAAGCAAGGGTTGCCCCTGGCAAGGGATGCTACCAGACTACCAGTACCAAAAAGGGTCCCCTACATAGAAATTGGACCAAACATCTTTAAACTGAATGAGGTCATACCACCCTAAATGAGTTTTGAACGTCAGAAAGAAAACGACGAACCTATATccataaattatattaacttaATGGATAGCCGAACCTTATCATTTCTAGCAGGTTGGTTCggcaaatcaaaataattgaataattttaaatcttattaTTTCATCCTGTTACCAATTCTCCTATTAGGTAAGTTTCAATTGTGTTTTATATTTCTAAGACAATAAATGTTTTCATTCAATACTCACAATAAAAGATATTAGGAGGATTTATAAGAGAATATAGTAAGAAAATTTAGTATTACTCATAATTTTCTAACCCACGATTAATTAACAAGATTAAGACGAATTAATGTGAAGTTGTTCACTCTTTCTTTTCCAAAGACTAAGGGTTAAAGGTGAGGTGTTTATTCATTCTTTTGAAtatattctctttttctctcttgttagttgttagttgaagtttattaaaaaaagataaatttttgtGAGTCTCTCATCATATTTAAATGATTATCTTTTCTTATAgttatcaataaattttaacttataatatttaaaagagtATGATAGTAGCCCTCCTCCTCACACTTATTAACACCCATctcgttatttttatttaaattatatattttttttaaaatcaatatctttactcacactctaaacttttttttttaatttacccttataaaaaaataaatttgtttttattctcatgaaattattaaaacattttataattatgataGAATAATTTGAATGATGAAATCTTTTATTAACGTGTCCAAtaaatgaatattatatttaatgaatacATTATGAAGATTAAATGGAGAAAaactagtttattttaaaatattaaatgtgactttgacaatataattaaaaatacaaacatgtaaaaaaagaccctttttagttaaataaaattaatggactaaaaaaggaagagaaacagatataagattatttaatgttttgtttatttttttctttacataaaataaaatataaattaagtttttttttacagaaaataaaagtttaggtacTAGACAATTCAACTTTTGATTTTAGCAATAACTAGTATTGATCTTAACATTTGAATGGTCGAACAATTTACCGTTATAAACTATTAAAGACGCCTGTCCTTCATAGTGGAAATGAATAGAAATCCTTTGCTGTAGGAAAGACCTTCATAGTTCATACCATCTTATACCAACAACATTCCTTTGCTGTAGTTATATGATGATACGAAGGTCTTCATTGAATGAAAGACATTGATGAATCAATTTACAAGGATTGTAATGCTAAACTCagtagaattaaaaataaagagatgaCGAAAAGCAAGAACATATGGATACATTTTTGGTTTAGAGATTAGAACCTTCTATTTTAAATGTTGTATTTGTGTTCTTGTATTGAGGTGTCACCTTTCTGTGTTAACAGAATGATCCATGATAATTCCAATCCTACAATTCCTGTCGACAGTTTCCTAATTTTTAGGAGATTTGCTATTGGGTGATGTGGGTGCATCATGCATGTATGGTGTTCAttgcatttatatttattttcgtggtcattttttaattttatatatgatgaTACATAAAGAAAGTTAACTTAAATGATAAAAGAACTTAAACAAGAGTAAGTTtgaaaaataggataaaaaataGTCAGGGGTGTGAATAGATGTATTAAAATGTCAATAACTTTGTATATTGTATcgaaaaaaaatgtcaataacTTCATTCAAGATTTAACTcgtttttcaaaatatgaagGATCTGTTTAACAAATACTAGTTGTTAAAGACTGAGGCATATCACATCACTGTCAGATAGCTAGCAATGCTCTGTCAATTATTTTTCctataattgaataataaaaatgaaaataagaaacaGAGAAAGCAGAGGAGAGGGGGCTGTAAGAATTGTGAGCATCACAATGTGTGTTTCCGAAGCAGACGGGACTAACAAGAGtgcaggatttttttttttttttttaataatgacaaGAGTATAGGATTTTATATTCCTATGATGCCGCTCAAGTTAATAGCATTTTTATCGGACATTAAACAAACAAcatataatatgatattataaatataaattacatcGTTTGTTTGAGTAACTAGAGCAATTGTCTAACTATATCGTGCATAGCATTGTGCCACGTAAGCTTCCAGAATTGCTATCTACCAGCACACGAACTCAGTGATTCCCTTTGACCAGGTTCATGGCTTTCCTGAAGCAGTTAGTGGATCTTGTCCAGGCCATTGTTTGCTTTGCTTTTGATTACGTTGATACTCTACTAACCACTTCTTATGCTTGACTGTTTCTTTTAACAACTCCTCATTAACACCGTCACTGATCCATTTCAACTTTATCACACAACACTCTGCTACTGCAAGTAAGTTCCTATATATAGAAGAGCAGTGTGAAACATTCCAATCCAATAAACCTTCCTTATTATTCAGAAATATATAGTAACACTAAGAGTAGTTACTACTATCCCTAAATATAATAGCCATGCAATTAGTACTATTGTGTCTACTGATACTGAAGCTCACTCCAGCCTTTGCAACCACCCCGAATGATGCCTATGGTGGTGATAGTAGTGGCTGTCCATTAGGGACTGACATATACCAATACACTTGCCCTGAAGCTGAGGCCATCATATTCTCTTGGGTGGAGCAGGCAGTGTCTCAAGACTCAAGAATGGCAGCCTCACTTCTTAGGCTACATTTCCATGATTGCTTTGTTAATGCAAGACATTCTTAATTTTCCTCCACAAGTTATCTTTTAGAGTAAAATTACATTGACAGCTCctgaaattttgtgaaattGCTCAAAATCTTTCCGTTTTTTCCATCTCTATACTAACTAACTCCTTAACTGTTTGAAAAAACATTTGCACAACATTATACATTATACTAGccctttaattgtttaaaagatATTACACCCTGTccttttataagaaaaagtgattgaaaatgttaaaaaaacaaagagatttGTGCAATCTCTCAAATCTTAAGGATGTCAACATAATTTGCTCTATCTTTTAAAAGTTCTATAAATTCAATTAACGGTATAATATTTTGTTGACATTTCAGGGTTGTGATGCTTCAGTCTTGCTAGATGACACACAGGACTTTGTTGGTGAGAAAACTGCGGGTCCAAATTTGAATTCCCTGAGAGGATTCGAAGTAATCGACCAAATCAAATCCGAACTGGAACTAGTCTGTCCACAGACTGTCTCTTGTGCTGACATACTCGCAACTGCTGCCAGAGATTCAGTTCTTCTGGTTTGTCATTGTTGCCTTCCTGCCTCAGACTTCATGGTTTCTCAGTTATTCtagaatttaatttctatgcacCGAAAATGTAACGTAAAATGTTTTATACTATCAGCTAAACTAATCAGAAATCATGATAAATATGACTTTAAGATATTTAATGTGAAAGTCAATAGTACATGAGAATCCATGATTAAACTGACACTGGAAAAGTACGTACGCTATTTTCTCGATTATTCTAGCTATCATGAATCATATTAAACTGCTAAGTTACAGTCAGGAGGTCCAATTTGGGAGGTGCAAATGGGAAGGAAAGATGGCATTACTGCTAGCAAGAATGCAGCAAATAATAACATCCCAGGTCCAAACTCCACTGTTGATGTGCTCGTAGCTAAGTTCGAGAATGTAGGCCTTACACTTAAAGATATGGTTGCCCTTTCAGGTTAATCATCTTTACGCCTTCTTATTCACATGCTATTAGTAGGATTGACAAATCAATCCATTTATCCATCCACAGGAAATTTTTTAATGGattaatgaattattttgatCCCATCCATTGGATACGGATTAAGATTTATCCAATTCATCCATTTTGCTGGCCCCTAAGCTATTAgaatttagtaatatttttcatCATTGAGAAACAAGATCAGCATTTTTTTCCCATCCCTCTCATTTTTTCAGGTGCGCACACTATAGGGAAAGCTCGGTGCAGAACATTTAGGTCGCGCTTACAGACTAGTAGTAACATTGATTTCGTCGCATCATTGCAACAGTTGTGCTCAGGACCCGACACAGTTGCACATCTTGACCTGGCTACACCTGCTACGTttgataatcaatattttgtaaaTCTTCTATCTGGGGAGGGATTGCTCCCATCAGACCAGGCTCTTGTGAATGGCAATGATCAGACACGACAGATTGTCGAAAACTACGTGGAGAACCCATTAGCTTTCTTTGAGGACTTCAAACTTTCTATGTTGAAAATGGGAAGCTTGGCATCACCAACTCAAACTAACGCCCAGATTCGTAGGAACTGCCGAACTATTAACTAATCTTAGTTAGCCTTtgctttttaagtaaaaaaatctgATATTGCCCTATGTAAAAGCAATATGGTGGGGGCATGCTAATTGATTATTATAATGAACTATGTTATCCTATGGggagtaaaaattaattaatgattactTGAATGGAGCTTTAGTTAAATGTTTATAAGCACCTGTTAAAGCCATTAATTCCTTGAGCTCCACACTGCTACGAGAAGGAAATAATTGCTCTGACATGCTGCATTGCAAAAGGCATGATAGTAATTAACTGAATTATGTCATCATAAttatagggattttttttttataaataaaataaaatataactgtgttCATTGGATTTATTctgtattatttattaattttatatatgatatataaagAAAGCTAagttaaaatgataaaagaagaaCCTGAATAAGAGTAAGTTTAAATGTCAATATCTTCATAATATGAAGGATCTGATTAACAAATGTTTGTTAAAGTTAAAAAGGCTAAATTGATGATACATTAGAAGAAAGTAGAAGCACAAGACAGAGGCATATCACATCCCATGCGCTGTCAATTATTTTCCAAgaatcaaagaagaaaaatgaaaataagaaacgTGGAAAGCAGAGGAGAGGGGACAGTGAGAAATGAGAATTGTGAAGTGGCAAAAGCAGTTGTGTTTCCATTACAGAAGAGACCAACAAGAGAGCAAGATTTTATGTTGtgttaattgaaaatataattataatgtgaTATTACGAAAATTaaattgcatcatcccctccgtTGGAGTAAGTGTCACTAGAGCAATTGTCTAACTATAGCTGCAGTTATGGTTGCAACATCGTGCATAGCATTGTTGTGATTGGTGAGTGGCGATTTCCCAGCAGAGAAGCTGTTCTCACAAGTGGTGGCCTCAATAGCAGCATCATTGGCACCATCTTCTGCGAACTTGGGGTCTCCTTTCTGCAGAGACGCAACGGCTTGTGCCACGTCAGCTTCCACAATTGCTTTGTATCTAGCAGCACACGAACTCAGTGGTTCCTTTTGACTAGGTTCAGGGTTTTTCTGAAGCAGTTGGTGGATTTTGTCCAATGCATTGTTTGCTTTGATTTTGATTACGTTGACCATAATAAGTGCCAGCCCTGTCACATCTGCTTCGGTGCTGCGAGGGTCGGAGGAGAGGTATTGGATGCAAAGGTCGTGATGGGGTGTCTGCTTGCAAGTTTCTTCAATCAGATTGGCATTGTTTTTTTGATGGATGATTCTGGAGTTAGTTGCTGGAACTGAAATCGTAGCTAAAACAAGAGTACTGTAGAAGATAAGAGCTAATGATTCCATAATTTTCATGTCTGTTTGAATGAGTATGTAGGGAGATAGAAGTAGAAGATGAAGAAGGGATGGATGGAACACTCAATGTCTTTTCAGAACTGAAAATTGCTGAGACATTTTATAGTTAAGAAGCTGTGCCAGAGATTGTGTCGTGCACGAAACTGATCATGGTCGTGGGTCAGCTTTCGGCACAGAGAACATGcatttattttagttaatcGTACCATtttctagaagaagaaaaaagaacaatatatatatatctttatacgattaaaaattatgtgaaaTTCTTACCTTTACTGTATACTTTAAAACTTAACTCAAAAGTATTGTATCATCTTCTGAAAATTCCTAGTTGATAAAAACTAATTGCCAATAATGCTAAGAATTatattgagaagaaaaaaaccaTCCTTAAAAATCCATTCACACTAAATTAAAATGTAGTGCATATTTAATTCTCAAACAAAAACAGTGCagtataatttaactttttatttatctttcattattaatcaatgatttttttttaaaaaataataataaaaacaatgaaaaagtaGATGTTAGGCTCAAATTTGCATTCAAACGATGTACTATAGTCCATTCCGTTAGAGGGATTTTTacacttttatcaaaattataaaattgtaggtgatattttgtttgttgtatatttttaacttattattttttataatcttcacataatttaaaaaataataaaccaaaTAATATTAAGTAAATTAATCTCAAAAAATTTGTGTGGTATAATTTAGTCTTCAAATTTATCAACTTCGTCTATCATTCATAAATTAgtctttttttaaaggaaattaGTCCTTTTATATAAACTTAATCATTGAATCTGCCAACTTTGTAATAATTCAGTTATTTCAACATGAAGTTGAACTAAATTATTGACtaaattagtttatattttaaattttaaaataattgatttatataaacGTTACAAACCTTCAAGTTAGTGAGCAAGCATGTTCTTAAGATAATAATGTGTGGCATGATTATTGATTGAGATCTAAGTCCAACTAATGTGataatcttaaattatttaataattttttttttttgcataaaatatCTGACCGGACCATGTTATGACTTGCGTATATGGttaatgatgaaattttctcagaGCCTATATACTTTTATTGAGAATTAGAGACTTATTTTTGgaagttgaaaaaatattaagtagTTTATTTCTCTTAGCATTCTTGCATATACACGATTAAATCCCTTACCATATATTCAAGAGCATCATTATCTCTCAATCATTCAATACCATATTGGTAATTAAGGGCTAATGTAAATCGTATAACTGTAAAAAATGCTGCTGCAcatttaaaaagacaaaaaaaaaagggggggaggcCACGCACATAATTAACTAACTAGCTAGAAGGCCAGTGTGAAAGCTTCTTCAGGCGTGTACTCCTGTCTCTTTAGAATGACCAAGTGATCACTCTGCCCAATAGATGCTATAATGAAGAGTCGTGCTTAGATATTGAACATAATCTCTCCAACCAGCCTAAAACAGCGATAATCACCAGAAAAGGACAAGTCGGTCCACATATTAATTTGGTTCACTTATCCTTATCACTTCTTTCTACCCCACTATCATTACTAAAGATGAATAAGACATGCATTAGTGATGGGGGAAGGGAAAAAGCAAAGACAAGAACAAGATATCAGATATGCTTATCCGCAATTCCCAATAATTGAAAAAAGGATATacacatacatatacatatgtCTCTCTCCAtatttttgttaacaaaaaCCAAAGGATAAATTGCCTGCAAAAACGCAGCTACGTGTCTTCCTCTTATAATACGTTAATATCATGTTTAAGGTTTCTCTTACAAAACGGAGTTTGGTCTTTTAGCATGGGTTAGTACCTCTTAGCATGACAAATCAaggttctatttatttatttttattggagAAGCGTTCTTATTTGGCGTTTAACTATGTCTtcgatatatttttttcttgaaaaaaaaaattagttgtagaaaacagagagagaaaaagtaCCACTGTCACATTTGTGATTGCATCACGTACAATTCTtgatattatgaaaaattacaatCAAACGTAGTTGATGTGACCATAATTGCAATGATAATGTGTAGTTGTGATTGCAAACAGATTCTTAAAACCTTTAAGcaaaaggaaatgaaaatatcaaaatcTTCAGACGAAGATCAAAAAGTAAAGAGCAACTATG
This region of Glycine soja cultivar W05 chromosome 17, ASM419377v2, whole genome shotgun sequence genomic DNA includes:
- the LOC114392933 gene encoding cell wall / vacuolar inhibitor of fructosidase 1-like, which translates into the protein MRWSSLFVPSFLLHILLLSCILFTPTDSSDGDGDGDLVDQICKKTPFYDLCSSILHSNPLAPKSDPKGMALIMVNGILTNATDTLSYIEELIKQTSDEQLEQQLAFCAESYIPVVKYILPQAADAINQGRFGFASYCIVDAQKEVNACDKKFSGSTQAPLSDRNDIMQKLVDVAAAIIKLLLNG
- the LOC114393486 gene encoding peroxidase 40-like yields the protein MAFLKQLVDLVQAILLLSLNIIAMQLVLLCLLILKLTPAFATTPNDAYGGDSSGCPLGTDIYQYTCPEAEAIIFSWVEQAVSQDSRMAASLLRLHFHDCFVNGCDASVLLDDTQDFVGEKTAGPNLNSLRGFEVIDQIKSELELVCPQTVSCADILATAARDSVLLSGGPIWEVQMGRKDGITASKNAANNNIPGPNSTVDVLVAKFENVGLTLKDMVALSGAHTIGKARCRTFRSRLQTSSNIDFVASLQQLCSGPDTVAHLDLATPATFDNQYFVNLLSGEGLLPSDQALVNGNDQTRQIVENYVENPLAFFEDFKLSMLKMGSLASPTQTNAQIRRNCRTIN
- the LOC114392276 gene encoding cell wall / vacuolar inhibitor of fructosidase 1-like, with translation MKIMESLALIFYSTLVLATISVPATNSRIIHQKNNANLIEETCKQTPHHDLCIQYLSSDPRSTEADVTGLALIMVNVIKIKANNALDKIHQLLQKNPEPSQKEPLSSCAARYKAIVEADVAQAVASLQKGDPKFAEDGANDAAIEATTCENSFSAGKSPLTNHNNAMHDVATITAAIVRQLL